GATCTCGCACAGCGACTACCACAAGCACGGCGCCTACATCCTCGACAACGCCGAGGCGCCCGGCTTCGCCCGGCACGAGTTGCACCGGCTGGGCCTGCTGGTGCTGGGCCATCGCGGCAAGCTGCGCAAGCTCGACACGGAACTGGGCGATGCCCTCTTCGTGCAGCAGCTGTTGTGCCTGCGGCTGGCCGTGATCCTGTGCCACGCCAGGCGCAAGCCGGACCTGCAGGGGGTGTCGCTGCACGCGGCGGGCCCGGCGACGTTCGTCCTGTCGCTGCGGCCCGACTGGGTCCGCACCTTCCCGCAGTCGGCCCACCTGCTGCGCGAGGAAGCCGTGGCCTGGCACAAGACGGCCTGGAGCCTTCAGCTGGCCTGAGCCGGCGCAGCCGTTGCGGAGCCCGGCTTCAACCGAGCTCCGGCGAATGGACCGCCAGCACCACGGTCTGGCTGTCGCCGGCCCGCTCGCGCGTGCGGATCCACCAGGCCGCGCCCTTGCGCACCGGGCAGTGGCCGCCGGCGATGCCGAGCAGGTGCGCCAGCGTTTCGCCCAGCACCGGCTGGTGCCCCACCAGCAGCACCGGCTGCCGCGCCACCGGCCACTGCGCCGCATCCAGCAACTGCTCGACGGTGGTACCCGGCACCAGCTCCGGCCGCAGCTTGTACTTGCGCCCCAGCGCCAGCGCGGTCTGCTCGCAGCGCCGCGCCGGGCTGCTCAGGATCCGGGCGCCATCGGGCAGCAGGCGGTCCAGCCAGGCGGCCGCGCGGGCGGCCTGCTTCTCGCCGCGCGCCGTGAGCGCCCGGTCCAGGTCGTCCAGGCCGTCGTGCGGGTCCTCCGCTTCGGCATGCCGCCACAGGATCAGGTCCACAGCGCCTCCTCGACCACCGGTTCGCGCGCGCCGTGGCGGGCCATCAGCGCCGCCTGCGCACCATGGCCCTTGGGCTGGACGGCGCCCCTGGCGCGCCGGTAGCGGCCGTCCTCCATCAGGTCCCAGGCATCGCGGTCGTCGTGCAGGTAGGCGACCAGGCACTCGTCGACGATGCGCCGCAGCAGCGCCGGCT
The sequence above is a segment of the Ramlibacter tataouinensis genome. Coding sequences within it:
- a CDS encoding SixA phosphatase family protein; the encoded protein is MDLILWRHAEAEDPHDGLDDLDRALTARGEKQAARAAAWLDRLLPDGARILSSPARRCEQTALALGRKYKLRPELVPGTTVEQLLDAAQWPVARQPVLLVGHQPVLGETLAHLLGIAGGHCPVRKGAAWWIRTRERAGDSQTVVLAVHSPELG